ggcctgcagcacgacatgcaacgTCCACATATAAAAGGGACGCCAGTAAGAATAAAGTAATGAGTATGTAAGATAAGAAGCATAAATAAGAATAGTAATATAAagagggatagagaatatacaacctgtaacatctCACTCCCTCTGAGGGCGACTGACAAGAAatgaatcatatatatatatacatatatatatatatatacacatatatatatatatacacacacaccttTAAAAACATACGCCTCTGAGGGAAAaatcatcatcatatcatacccggccTCGAAGAGGACTCGGTAAAAACGTACatggccatcataaggctcgatagaatcgtacccggccacgtgaagctcggtaaaacccaactgattagtggttgcataataggtgtcgtacccggccgactatagcgtggctcagtagagtaatatatatatatatatatatatatatatatatatatatatataacgcatgCTGGACTCATGGGATCAATTCTAAActtttcggagtgacgtaaggtcggtaaccTCCGTATACGTTATTAGAGCTAATCCATCATCATGAATCTTATAGGAATCCGGAAATACCAATAACAtttgatacatacgaataagaggagcaacatcaacatcaatcttTCCATAAGAAAGGGAAACAATGTGAGTattgctagcttctaagagtggagtatctttggaagctcattcattacattatgtacaatcggagtcgtgcaaagaAAGAAAGAGATAGCGTCACATACCTTCTGTATACTGctcaacctcaagctatgcaaatctcatgactccttagtctacaataagagaaacgATACTATCGTTAtcatttaagcgtcgtaactattatatgTCGACCACGACCTATTTTATaataaaatgggcagcatctTCCCTATTGATATGACTTCTCACAAGTTACAGCAACCACAAAACATCCCCAACAACATCATCAATAATCATATTAAGCTTCCCAAACAGTTTAACAATTGTTACGAGCGGTAAGCTTGGTTACGATTAACAAACTATAGTTTAAATCCCTTTCTTTTCTTGTGAATATGTTTACAGCCACAACAACATTATACTTATGTTGTTACACCAACAAAAACAATACAATATTAATAACTAATCACCACCCATTCAGCCCCTTAAAAAATGCAAGAGCAACTCCCACAATTTAATAAAACAATATCCAATACTAGTCCACAATTCCTAGTTATTGCTCCATTTGGTTTCATGGAACTAATATTTCTAACACTTATACAATCTCACACACATGAAGAAATGGGGATTTCTTACCTTAGATATCCAAGGACAACTCCTATCCCCACATTAATTCAACTAGAACATGCCATGAACATCTCTTGCTCCTACAGTCTATAAAGAACAAGATAAAATCCCATAACATGGAAGAAGAATCAAATTGGACTGAAATCCCAATCTATTCACCATTAAATATTTGAAGAAGAACTAAACTTGCCCCCATACATGACTAAAAACGTTGCTTGTGCATAAGGTTTAATTGAGCAAAGTGAAGCTTCGAGTTGCTGGAAGTTTTCCTTCTTTTCCTTGCTTCAAAGGAATTTCCAAAGTGAAGAACAATTCTCAAAGTGGAGAAAAACTCTCCTCCAAGTGAAGGAACAACTTGGAATTGTTTTTCTTGTTTAAGAGAACATCCAAAATAGTGTATGAACCCTTTAAGGTCAACTATGGTTGCTACACATATTCATAAGAAACCTTCTAAGCTAAGTGAGGTTCTTAATGTGCTGGAATATTTTTGTATGAAGAGAAATCAGCAACGTAATCAACTCTTTAAGTTATATAATTACTTGGTGTACTATGGGGCCCACACAAAAAGATATATATGTATTGTATGACTTATATACTTGCTCATCAAGGTGATGACAAGCAAGTAGATCATTAAATGGGGTGGTGAAGCAAGGATCTCATTTCCATTCCTTTATTGATAGATAATTCCTATATATAATATATGGTAATGTGTAGTAATATAAAATATGTGTGCTTGAAATAATATTTGCACCCTACTTCTCGAACATTGTAGAAATGTATTTTCTTCCATTCGCTTAACCTCTATCCTTCCTGACACATATGTGACATTGTTCTTAACCCTTAATATCCTTAACCTTGTTCCCTCGGACGAAACTCGTTTTCTTCGATTCATTTCACTTCTAACTTCTAATGCttattaaccactcttatacaccatTGTAACATCTAAGACCAATAGAATTAACTTCTTATCCTTTCAAAGAtaatattttcttggatttacatcAACCAACTTACGATGCGATTTAACGTAcgcgaatatgggttgtaacaaaTGGTATCTGATTATTATTGAAATATATGCAATTATTCTTTACTTTATTTATAAGGTTCTCACCGCAATTCTGGAAGATATTTTCAATCTATTTCGAATTTTCTTTCCTTgtcaattatttttattatttgtcttATTCTCCAAATTATTGAGAAAGTGAAATAaatcttggttatcagtaacccgatttcTTCTTGATATTAACTTTGAACaagaaatctatttttgggttaaacaaattggttccaTTATCGAAAATCTGATAATCTGTTCACTTTCCAAACTTTATTTTTAATGACCAAATATGTCAACCGTTAACGAGAACAACTAGCTGAATCAACAAGGTGGAACTCCACCACATCACACACCCACAGGCACGCCTCAAGAATCCCGTGAAAGTTCACCTGAAAGGTTTGCTTCGCGCACTGATGGACAACATGAAGTTGACCAAACCGCTGAATAGGATGCTCTGAAGTAGTTGATTGCAGAACATGTGAACGAAGCACTGCAGGCTTTTGTTAGAGGATTATCCAACGCAAAATAAACTCCATCACCAGTTAATACAACAACTTTGGAGAATCCGCATTCGGGACTTGATAACTCTGGAGATGGAAAAATGCCCAATGAATCTCGCGATGGAGGGTCAGGTACACCCAATAATTCTAGTTTACAAAGTTTAGTGCTAACTTTGCAGAAATAACTGAAGGAACAAAATGAGTGTATAGAGGAAGTACCTGGCATACCTCCCATTTTCAAAGGCATGGATATTGACAAGTATTCACAACAACCCTGGAAGCCAAGTGCAGCACATTTGCCGATTCCCAAAAAGTTTAAAATGTCTAATATTCCCAAACATGACGGGACGTCTGACCCCCGGGATCACGTAACTGTGTTCACTACTGGCGTGAAAGGCAATGTTTTAACCAAGCAGGAGATTGAATCGGTTTTGGTTAAAACATTTGGCGAAACTCTCACAAaaggggcattaacatggtacTCTCTCTTACCTgaaaattccattgattcttttgctgagcttgtaaattcatttataaaagcacattcgaGGGTTCAAAAAGCTGAAAAAGGTGATGGAAGATATCTTTAAAGTTAAACAAGGGAGTACAGAATTGCTTAGAGAATTCGTAGATAGATTCCAACGAGAAAGGATGATGTTGCCGTGAGTACCTGATAACTGGGCGGCTATGGCTTCTGCGAGCAACTTGAACGAGAAAAGTTTAGAAGCCACGAAGATGTTGAAAGAAAGTTTGCGAGAATTTCCTGCAACAACTTGGAATGATGTATACAATCGATACAGTACAAAGCTATGGATAGAAGAAGATACGGTTGCACAGCCAAGGGTTGACGAAAGACCAGGTTCAAGACGTTCAGAGTCAGAGAGAAGGTTCGATAAAAATAGGTACGAGCCTTACATGGGACCCATGGGGTGAGATTCTCGATCTAAACAAGAGAATACATGATTTGATTCAAGATCAAGGCAAAAAGAGGTGAGTTCTTCATCCGGGTTCAAAAAGGAGCGagatgactgaagcaatgattccAGTACTCAAGCAAGAATAAGCGATTATAGCTCTAACATTAGCACCTCTGAATTGGTGGTTGTTCTAAGAGGGATGGTAGATAAGGTGTGATGGCCAAAAGAAATGAGATCAGATTCAAACAATAGGAACCTagatttgtggtgtgagtttcaCAATGATCATGGCCATAGAATAGCAGATTGCAGGCTTTTGCAAGGAGAGGTCGAACATTTACTGAAGCAAGGTTATCTTACTGATCTGTTCAGTGAGAAAGGGAGATAATCATACATGAAGAACAGACAAGAACCCCCAAAGCCTCCATCACCAAAGAGAAGGAGCCAATGTCATAACCGGAGGAGATGAAGTCAATGGAGTAACATACACAGCTGCGAAAAAGACATGAAAAGTTATTGTCACTCACGGAAAGCGAGTTTGACAAGTCTTGGATGGTGACAGTATAATATTTGATGATGAAGACGCTTACGGTTTGATGATTCCTCACagcgatgcactggtaatatctttacttgtatatgatactaatgtaaaacgagttttgattgaccCAGATAGCTCAGTAAATATCATTTTACTGAGGGTGGTAAATGAAATGCAAGCTAATGACAAGGTCATACCAAAGGCACGGTCTTTGTCTGGATTTGATAATTCAAGCATTGTTACAAAATGGGAAGTTGTACTGTCCACGTTTGCAAAAGGAGTCATCAAAGATACAAAGTTCCAACCAATAGACGCGGACATAGCCTATAATATAATCTTGGGAAGACTGTGGATTCATGATGTGGATGTTATCCCGTCCACGTTGCATCAAGTTATCAAATTTCCATCACACTGGGGAAACCGACAAATCCACGGAGATCAACAGGCTTCACGAAGTATTAATTTGGTGGTGATTACAAATACAATAGCCAACGATGCGGATACAGAATAGTAATTAAAGAATCCAGTTGAGGACACTATTACTCATACCTCAACTGAAAACACACAAGGGCAGCCTGATGTCGATTCAAGACCTGATGTGATTCAAGAGCTAGAGGAAAATGAGAACATTAAAACAACCACAGAGGAGCTCGAAGTTGTAATATTAATCCACTGGCCAGATAGAAAAGTTTACATCGGAGCAAATTTGAGCCCAgaaatgaaaggtaagttaattgagTTTTTACGTGCTAACGCAGATTACTTTGATTGGGCGCATTCAGATATTACAGGTATACCACCAAAGGTGACAACTCATAAGCTGAATAAGGATCCATTACACTCACCTATCAAGCAAAAGAAAAGGAAGCAAGGGGCCTTCAAAAATCAAATGATCCAGGATGAGGTACAAAAACTTTTGAAAATTGGTTTAatacgagaggtaaagtaccctgactggttagctaatactgttgtggttccaaaaaagaatgaaaaatggCGAGTCTGTGTAGAATATACTGATTTAAATAAGGCTTGTCGTAAAGATTCATTTCCTTTATCGCatatagattaattaattgattCTACCACAGGTCATGAGCTTTTAAGTTTTTTAGATGCATATTTTGGTTATTAACCAGATAAAAATGGACCCTCTAGAtgaggaaaaaacttcatttatcacaGATAGGGGGACTTAGTGCTACaaagtcatgccatttggtttgaaaatTGCTGGAGCCACATATCAGAGATTGGTGACAAAAATGTTTCAAGAACACCTGGGAAAAACTATGCAagtctacatagacgatatgttggtcaagtcaacACAGGCGGGGGATCATTTTCAATATTTGTCCGAGATTTTTGAAATTCtccgcaagtacaacatgaagttAAATCCGGAAAAGTGCAATTTTGGCGTGGCTTCAGGTAAGTTTTTAGATTTTCTTGTTTCTAACAAGGGTATTGAAGTAAATCCCTTAAGATCAAAGCTATTGAGGAAATACCAAATATACTCACTAGAAAGAAAGAAGTGCAAAGATTAACAAGCAGAATAGCAGCTCTAGGAAGATTTATATCAAAGTCATTGGAAAAATACTTTAAATTATTCTCAGTATTGAAAAAGCAAAATCAGTTTGAGTGGACTGATGAGTGTCAACAAGCACTGAAGGATTTAAAGACGTATCTATCAAATCTAGCTCTGTTAGCAAAACCAAAAGACGGAGAGAGGTTTCTCATTTATCTCGATGTGTCAGAAGTAGCGGTAAGCGCGGTATTGATACATGAAGATAAAGGTAAATAATCTCCAATTTTCTATGTTAGTAAGTCTTTATTAGATGCTGAGACACGGTATGCTCACCTAAAAAAACTTGCTTTAGCTTTAATTATGGCATCAAGAAAGTTACGACCTTACTTTTATTGTTATCCTATTTCTGTTATAATTGTTTTTCCATTAAGGAACATATTGCATAAATAGGAACTATCATATAGGTTAGCTAAATGGGCAATAGAACTCAGTGAACATGATATTATATATTAGCCCAGAACCGCTATAAAATCTCAGGTGTTAATAGATTTTGTGGTAGATTTTAGCCCGAACTTAGTTCCTGAAGCAGAAAAAGAGCTACAAGTATTTACCGGAGCTAATCTAGGGACATGGACCCTATTTACTGACGGCTCTTCAAATATTAAAGGAGCAGATTTGGGTATTGTTCTAATTCCACCCACGGGAGAAGTCATAAGACATGCAATAAAATGTTACCCAATCACTAACAATGAGGCATAGTATGAAGCTGTGATTGCAGGCTTGGAACTCACACGAGAGCTTGGTATTGAGAAAATTGTAATCAAAAGTGATTCGCAACTAGTAGTCAATCAAATGCAGGGGACTTATGTGACAAGAGAGACACGAATGTAGCAATACCCAGAAAAAGTACGAGAATTGCTTAGACAATTTCAGACATGAAAAGCTTTGCAAATACCCAGGGAAAAAAATGCAGAAGCGGACGCGTTAGCAAATCTCGCGTCTGTTGTTGATGCAACAAAAGCAAAAAATACTTTTGTGGTACATTTGTTTCATTTATTACTTGaccaaaccaagagtgaggtaaatttcaataatttaacttgggattggagaaacgaatTTGTGAACTTTTTGCAGTATGGTATTTTGCCTGAGGATAAGAAGAAATCCCAATTGTCATGGTTGAAAGCTCCTTAGTATTGCTTAATTCGCGAAAATTTATATCGCAAAATATTTGATGGACCTTTAGCACAATGCCTTAGACCATCACAAATGGAATATATAATGAGAGAAGTACACGAGAGGCATTGTGTCAATCATGCTGGGGGAAGATCGTTGTTGAAGACATTAATAAGGGCAGTatattattggccaaaaatggaagaagaagCAGAAAACTTCGTAGTTAGGTGCGATAAATGCCAACGATATGCCAATAATATGCATCGACCGGCAGAACTTTTGCATTCTGTCATATCACCATGGctcttcatgaaatgggggatggacatcgtagGTCCTTTTTCTCAAGCTAAGGGAAAGGTACGATTCTTGTTAATTCTAACGGATTATTTCTGAAAATGGGTAGAAGCATGTGCCTTTAAACAGGTGCGAAAAAAGGAAGTTATGAATTTTATTTGGAGAAATATTATATGTCGATTTGGAGTTCCAAAGGAGATCGTCTGTGACAATGGTCCACAATTCATAGGCGCAAAAGTCACTAATTTCTTCCAAAGCTGGCAGATTAAACGAATCACTTATGTACCTTACCACCCAGAAGCTAACGGGAAAGCTGAGCCGACATATAAGGTTGTCATCAACAACTTAAAAAAGCGACTGGAAgaatcaaaaggcaaatggccagaAGTGCTACCAGGTGTGCTATGGGCTTACCGAACAACGGCAAAAACTAGCACGGGCGAGACCCCATTTTCACTTGTGTACGGAACTGAAGCTTTAATTCCGATGGAGATAGGTGAACCAAGCACGAGGTACACACATACCAGTGAAGAAACAAATGAGAAAGAGTTACGAGTAAATTTGGATTTGATAGAAGAAAGGAGGGAAGCAACACTAATTCGGATGGAAGCTCAAAAGCATATGATTGAACGATACTATAACAGGAAAGCTAACTTGATGtacttcaagattggggacttcgtCCTCAAAAAGGTGTTCCGGTGAACAAAAATGGCAAACACTGGAAAGttgagtccaaattgggaaggctCATATAGGGTTAGAGGCATTGCTGGAAAATGAGCATACGAGTTGGAAACCATGGATGACAAGGTATTACCATCACAATGGAATGCAGTCCATTTGAAAAATTATTACTTCTAAAAGAGGTTAATACCCACGGTCAGGTATCACGTGCGTTCGATTTTATTTTGTTCATTTGAATTTTACTAActattttagatgataggcaaaaagttGGCCCGtacaaaatgatgatattagacccaAAAGATACGCGGGATACTAAATTATTCCCGGTCTAGGTTACAACTTTTCTGATGGAAAAATGGCtatgcagtcatcatctaaaaagATTATCTCCGAGTTCCGTATGTATTTTCCTTTTGAGGGAAAGGACAAAAATAAAGGAGTTGATCCAATGCTCGAGATCTCATGCTTCAATTCTCTAACACTGGGGGTTTATGCATATAGAAGGATACACAAGGAAAGAAGATGTATACCAAGAGCATAGTTCAACCAGAATTAAAGCCTTGAAGGAACTTTGTTTTTTCAAAGGTGTTCAAACTTGCAAAAAGGATGCAAGATATTCCCACGAGCTTCTAGGTTAAGGCCATAAATTTAGTCACGGGAAGATATACCCGAATTTATAAACCTGCTACAAGAAAGCAGTTACGAAAATATTGTACAaacttatttatttgaaagttcaaaaaataaaacttcctcaaattaCTTCATATCTacttcatgtttcatatttttgcACCAATATGATGATGAGATATCATCTTCATCAGTGTTGTTACTATaaaaagggccctcttttataaaatcCGTGCATATTAGAGTCACGATTTACTACAGCATTTTAAATGCAAGAATAAGCTCAAAATATCAAAGAGCGGAAAGCATAATATACAACAAATGCAAAAAAGATATTTATATCATCACCCCAAAAATAGGGCCGGAAAATCTTCCAATAAATTATCCAAAACACAAGGGAATTCCAACTAAAACCAAAAACCAACAATTTCAGCAAAAAGTCAAGAGGGGAAGAACTAGGGAGCATCATCCACGGGAGAAGAAGGATTAACTTGAGAAGATGAGGGTTGAACATCAGCTTCACCAGGAGTAGGTCCATCACCATCACCCATGGAACCTTCGCCCTTGGGTGTAGAGAAGCTTTGACGCTGCTGAGTCTGTTCAATCTTCTCTTTGGCCTTTGCAATCTCAGCATTAAGGTTAAAACCCTCCTGGCTAGCTTCAGTTAAAGTCTCAAAACGAGTGTTCAAAAAATTCCAGCTAATATCAAGTGTTGACTTGTCTTCAAGGGCTTCGTAATCCTTCTCCCACTGCTCGATCTCAGCTTTCAACTCTTCTTTTTCTGTATCTAAGGCTTTATAAGCTGCCTTCAAAGGAGTAAGAGAACTCTCAAGGAACTGAATCTTATTTATAGAGGCACAGCGATCTTCTTGAGCTTAGGTAAGCATTTGTACCAGATCACCCGCGTATACCTCTTTTTGATTAAGGAGCTCTTTCAAACACCTTATTTCTTCAGTAGCCTTGGAATGTTGTTCAGCAAAAGAGGATTCCAATATGTCCTTATCTTTATCAACGTGATTGGAAGAAGCTTTTAAACCTGCTAGTTCAGCGGAAATCATCCTCAATCGTTGTTCCAAAGCTCCTTTCTCCCCAGCAAGAACGTCTTTCTCCAGTTGAAGGCCTTCAAATTATTCTTTCCAATTGTCAGCCTCGGTGCGCAACTCAATCACCTGCTGATATAGCTAAGAAATCCTTTTCATAAGCTCTGTACCTATCAAATTGATCtacaaaaagacaaaagaagaagaGTTATGAATGAgaaaagaaggaaaggaaaataaGTAAGTAAAGATATGCCTTAAGGGAAGAGTGGATAATATCATTCATCAAGGTCAAAGAACTATGACCCTCTAACTTTTTTCTTTCCACAGGTCCTAGCAACGGTTTTACCCACACATCAGCTTGATCAGATTTTTTCAACAAATTCTCACCTTGGGGGACTTCAATCAAAACTTTTTTCATACCCTGCCTGCCGCTAGAAGGTTTAGAATCTTCACGAGGGGCAACAGCGAGGGCAACCACTGGGGTAACTATAGGCAAAGAAACAGGGGGATTAACAGTATGTGTAACTGACAACATTGGAAGAGAGGCAAGTGGCGGCTCTTCGAAAACAAGCCCGGATCCTTATTCACCCTCAAAGCCATGGGTAAATAACCTTTCAATAGGACTTGAGGGAGGGTTGTCAAAGTTACCAACATTTTCATCATAGATATCCAAAGGGACATTCTCTGGCTCATCAACGAGACTAAATGGAATTGAACTTGAAGGGGGATCTTGAGAGATATGGGTTTCATTATCCGAAACCACGCGCCTTCTGACACGTGGTTTCCTCACCAAGGAACCTTCTTCGGTATCCTCTTCATCTTCAAACCCACAGGCTTCAGCAGTTTTTCTCTTGGAGGAAGATACGCTCAAAATTTGCTCTTGTGCAAAGCTTACAGAAAGCCTCACTGAGGGAACAGATGCGGGGCTGATACCATGAATgagaaacccaaaaaaaaaattgggggggggggggggagttatgTACATTAAAATAAAGTAACAAGCAAAGAGGAAGGAAACCACGGGAATAAAAAGGTGTCGTGGGTCTTCACTTTCTATCTGAATTTATGTGAAAGAAATTTTCAAGATCTTTTATGGGAGCAGCAGATAACATTTTTTCTACCCAAGCACGAAAATCAGGAATTTCTTTGAAAACTTCCATGGTTGCTGAAAAAATTGAATATACGTTCATGTAAAGAAATTCAAGACATCAATGAAGgttaaagaaaaagagagaaacaCTTACGTGCAAAGTTTCATTTTTCAGGAAAAGGCATGTTTTCATCACCCACTAATCTACGAGTGGGGGCAGCAACAAATCGGCCATACCAGCCACGGTCACGGTCATCCTTGGGGCTGACTAAAACCCTTTTTATTTCTAGCCACGAGAGAAAAGACACCTTTACAAAACAGTTTTGGAGAATAAAGGTGAAGCAAGTGACAGAAGATAAAAGGGGCGGAAACCAAATCTAACAAGTAGCGAAGGCAAGCAACTGCCCTCCACACGATGGGACCGATTTGACCGAGGCAAACATTAAAATAGTGCTAAAACTCAATAATCACTGGGTCAATGGGAGGCTTAAGCCCTAaagtgaaaggataagtgtaaacaaaaaaaaaataagtatGGTAAGCA
This sequence is a window from Nicotiana tomentosiformis chromosome 5, ASM39032v3, whole genome shotgun sequence. Protein-coding genes within it:
- the LOC138892164 gene encoding uncharacterized protein, producing MASASNLNEKSLEATKMLKESLREFPATTWNDVYNRYSTKLWIEEDTVAQPRVDERPGSRRSESERSIIFDDEDAYGLMIPHSDALVISLLVYDTNVKRVLIDPDSSVNIILLRVVNEMQANDKVIPKARSLSGFDNSSIVTKWEVVLSTFAKGVIKDTKFQPIDADIAYNIILGRLWIHDVDVIPSTLHQVIKFPSHWGNRQIHGDQQASRRQPDVDSRPDVIQELEENENIKTTTEELEVVILIHWPDRKVYIGANLSPEMKGKLIEFLRANADYFDWAHSDITGIPPKVTTHKLNKDPLHSPIKQKKRKQGAFKNQMIQDEVQKLLKIGLIREVKYPDWLANTVVVPKKNEKWRVCVEYTDLNKACRKDSFPLSHID